The DNA segment GCTTTGTGGTTAACGCCGACAAAATCAAAGCCAATGGTGTTGATAGCATTATTTGCCTGTCAGTTAACGATGCCTTTGTTATGGGCGCCTGGGGCAAAGCCCAGAATGCTGAAGAATTAATTATGGCTGCCGACGGCAGTGGCGACTATACCAAGGCATTAGGCCTGGAATTAGATGCCAGCGCTTTTGGTATGGGCCAGCGCAGCCAGCGTTATGCCATGATTGTTGATAATGGTGAAATCACCTATTTAGGGGTTGATGCCAAGGCGATCGAAGCCAGT comes from the Oceanicoccus sagamiensis genome and includes:
- a CDS encoding peroxiredoxin — translated: MTVQVGDKLPAGSLKVMGAEGPQEVTTSELFDGKKVVMFAVPGAFTPGCSMTHLPGFVVNADKIKANGVDSIICLSVNDAFVMGAWGKAQNAEELIMAADGSGDYTKALGLELDASAFGMGQRSQRYAMIVDNGEITYLGVDAKAIEASAADAVLAAL